Proteins encoded in a region of the Psychromicrobium lacuslunae genome:
- a CDS encoding aldo/keto reductase produces the protein MTSPLFTLNSAARIPRQGYGVYKVPPQQTATLVRQAIEVGYRLIDTAALYLNEEGVGRAVREAIADGLVRRDELFITSKLWNDQQGYDKALQGFEESRQRLGLDYLDLFLIHWPAPKQDRYRETYRAFETLLADGKVRSIGVSNFLPEHLERLLQDSSVVPAVNQVELHPWLQQGPLRAFHAQHGILTQAWSPLARGKILDDPQLLALAEETGLSVAQLSLCWLRELGISAIPKASSPARMKQNLELPTAALPAQLMARIAQLDRNQRVGSDPRKVE, from the coding sequence ATGACTTCGCCGCTGTTTACCCTAAATTCGGCCGCGCGGATTCCACGTCAAGGCTACGGCGTTTACAAAGTTCCGCCCCAGCAGACCGCCACCCTGGTGCGGCAGGCAATTGAGGTCGGCTATCGACTGATTGATACCGCGGCGCTCTACCTGAACGAAGAGGGCGTCGGCCGAGCGGTTCGTGAGGCCATCGCTGACGGCTTGGTGCGCCGGGACGAGCTCTTCATCACGAGCAAGTTATGGAACGATCAGCAGGGCTACGACAAGGCATTGCAGGGCTTTGAAGAGTCTCGGCAACGACTCGGCCTTGATTATCTCGATCTCTTTCTGATTCATTGGCCAGCCCCCAAGCAAGATCGCTATCGCGAAACCTATCGCGCCTTCGAGACCCTGCTAGCCGATGGCAAGGTCCGTTCGATCGGCGTCAGCAACTTCCTGCCAGAGCATTTAGAACGCCTGCTCCAAGATAGTTCCGTGGTGCCGGCGGTGAATCAGGTGGAACTGCATCCTTGGTTGCAACAAGGGCCGCTGCGAGCCTTTCACGCCCAACACGGCATCCTCACTCAAGCTTGGAGCCCGCTGGCCCGCGGCAAGATTCTGGACGACCCGCAACTGCTCGCCCTGGCTGAGGAGACCGGGTTGAGCGTGGCGCAACTGTCCCTGTGCTGGTTGCGTGAACTAGGCATTAGCGCCATTCCGAAGGCCTCCAGCCCAGCTCGAATGAAGCAGAACCTCGAGTTGCCTACCGCCGCCCTGCCCGCACAGCTGATGGCGCGAATCGCCCAACTCGACCGCAATCAACGGGTCGGCTCTGACCCCAGGAAGGTCGAATGA
- a CDS encoding glycerol-3-phosphate dehydrogenase/oxidase has protein sequence MTQQQNTVVPSSSERENVRALRQRPRAQVLVIGGGINGVGTFRDLALQGVDVALVERGDYCQGASGASSHMIHGGIRYLENGEFRLVKESVQERNGLLKIAPHYVKPLKTTIPIFSTVSGVLNAPLRFLTHKQQGKPKERGAFLIKLGLSLYDSFSRDGGSVPRHQFQGRKKALQTLPKLNSGIKYAATYFDASVHNPERLTLDVLRDGEQAGLSAEESRARASNYLAVNSISADGVELVDQLTGDSFSFTPDLIVNTTGAWVDETNAAMGAASSFMGGTKGSHIVLEHPELLAACAGREIFFEHTDGRIVLIYPMGDRVLVGTTDVDADMREDAVCTEEEIDYFFDLIGHVFPSIEVAREQIVYSFSGVRPLPKHDATQPGFVSRDYRIERADRSVAGRQIPVLSLVGGKWTTFRALSEHLTNDVLALLGKQRKVSTAKLPIGGGVDFPATEAAVERWILDHTSEQIDAERALVLLTRYGSRANQVIEYLEAGEDKVLDSTHELSVREVAYIASHEQVGHLVDVLIRRTSLAFRGLVTEELLAELASALRGPLDWNEERVDFEIRHAEFVLDHYHRVQVQSLVA, from the coding sequence ATGACGCAGCAGCAGAACACAGTGGTTCCTTCGAGTAGTGAGCGAGAGAATGTTCGAGCTCTTCGGCAACGCCCGCGAGCCCAGGTTCTAGTCATTGGCGGCGGCATCAATGGTGTCGGCACTTTCCGCGATTTAGCCCTGCAGGGCGTCGATGTGGCCCTAGTGGAGCGCGGCGACTACTGCCAAGGTGCCTCCGGCGCCTCCTCGCATATGATTCACGGCGGTATCCGCTATCTGGAAAACGGCGAGTTTAGACTGGTCAAAGAATCGGTTCAGGAGCGTAATGGCCTGCTCAAAATTGCCCCTCACTATGTCAAACCGCTAAAAACGACCATTCCGATCTTCTCCACCGTTTCCGGTGTGCTCAACGCCCCGCTGCGCTTCCTCACGCATAAGCAGCAGGGCAAGCCGAAGGAGCGCGGTGCGTTCCTGATCAAACTGGGGCTGAGCCTTTACGATTCTTTCTCTCGCGACGGCGGCAGCGTGCCGCGTCACCAGTTCCAGGGCCGCAAGAAAGCCCTGCAGACCCTGCCGAAACTGAATTCAGGAATCAAGTACGCGGCCACCTATTTCGACGCCTCGGTGCACAATCCCGAGCGGCTCACTCTGGACGTGCTGCGAGACGGTGAGCAGGCCGGTCTGAGTGCCGAGGAATCTCGGGCCCGAGCCAGTAATTACCTGGCGGTCAACAGCATCTCGGCGGACGGCGTCGAGCTAGTGGATCAATTGACCGGTGACAGTTTCAGCTTCACCCCGGATCTGATCGTTAACACCACCGGTGCCTGGGTCGACGAAACAAACGCTGCGATGGGTGCTGCGAGTTCCTTTATGGGCGGCACCAAGGGCTCGCATATTGTGCTTGAACACCCCGAGCTTTTGGCGGCCTGCGCTGGCCGGGAGATCTTCTTCGAGCACACTGACGGCCGGATTGTGTTGATTTACCCGATGGGGGACCGGGTGCTGGTCGGCACCACCGACGTCGACGCCGATATGCGTGAAGATGCCGTCTGCACCGAAGAAGAGATTGACTACTTCTTCGATTTGATCGGCCATGTCTTCCCGAGCATTGAAGTGGCGCGCGAGCAGATCGTCTACTCCTTCTCCGGCGTCCGCCCGCTACCTAAACACGACGCCACCCAGCCCGGTTTTGTCTCCCGCGATTACCGGATTGAGCGCGCCGATCGTTCGGTGGCCGGACGTCAGATCCCAGTGCTCAGCCTGGTGGGCGGCAAATGGACAACTTTCCGTGCTTTGAGCGAGCATCTGACCAACGACGTGCTGGCTTTGCTGGGGAAGCAGCGCAAGGTTTCCACCGCGAAGCTGCCGATTGGCGGTGGTGTTGATTTCCCCGCTACCGAAGCGGCCGTCGAACGTTGGATCCTGGACCACACCAGCGAGCAAATCGATGCCGAACGGGCCTTGGTGTTGCTGACTCGCTATGGTTCGCGAGCAAATCAAGTGATCGAATACCTTGAGGCAGGCGAGGACAAGGTATTAGATTCGACTCATGAACTAAGTGTGCGCGAAGTGGCATATATCGCGTCACACGAACAAGTCGGCCATTTGGTCGATGTGCTGATTAGAAGAACCTCTTTGGCTTTCCGGGGCCTGGTGACCGAGGAGTTGCTCGCCGAACTGGCGTCCGCTCTGCGTGGTCCACTGGACTGGAACGAGGAAAGAGTCGACTTCGAAATCCGGCACGCAGAGTTTGTCCTGGATCACTATCATCGGGTCCAGGTACAAAGCTTGGTGGCTTAA
- a CDS encoding bifunctional proline dehydrogenase/L-glutamate gamma-semialdehyde dehydrogenase, which yields MPQMFAPVNPRPAEIADDAVALVRKWLETPVSDSAKKAASSAALLAEVLKDQNGLDFTIGFVDRVVRPEDLGVAARNLALLARSTPKFLPWYMKAGVRIGGAFAPLLPWAVVPVARAILRQMVAHLIVDARPRQLGQSIAKLKHDHTRLNINLLGEAVLGDKEADARLAGTKELLNRPDVDYVSIKVSSVVAQINMWAFEESVQKITERLVPLYLDAASSAEPKFINLDMEEYHDLDLTVAVFKRILDRPELRTLEAGIVLQAYLPDALGALQDLTEWSKARRAAGGAGIKVRLVKGANLAMEKVDAAMHGWELATVASKQDADTNYKRCLDWALQPENTDAVRLGVAGHNLFDIAFAHLLAEQRGVSGQIEFEMLLGMAEDQADAVRQDVGSLLLYTPVVKPQQFDVAISYLIRRLEENASQENFMSAVFELTSNPQLLERETQRFLASLAELDAEVPEPNRRQQTDRAPQLPASGFANADDSDSSLPNVRAWGREVLAKVPASKLGVDLVSSAAFDSNEAVDVLIERALAAQAEWAAQGGEGRAALLRRAAIELSKRRGQLIEVAASETGKTLAEGDVEISEAIDFANYYALSATKLEQVQGATFVPSKLTVVTPPWNFPIAITAGSILAPLAAGSTVIVKPAPQAKRCAAEVVEALWAAGISKDVLIFADVAEGPIGQHLISHPSVDRVILTGAYETAKLFRSWRSDLPLLAETSGKNAIIVTPSADLDVAAKDVVKSAFGHAGQKCSAASLVILVGSVADSDRFRNQLVDAASSLKVGFPDNPETEMGPIIEPAAGKLKTALTTLGEGESWLVEPHKLDVEGRLYSPGVRTGVQPNSYYHLTEFFGPVLGIMTAKNLEEAIELQNASAYGLTAGLHTMDAAELSLWLEKVQAGNLYVNRGITGAIVQRQPFGGWKRSSVGAGAKAGGPNYLVHLGSWQPAVIEGERTAPLRPAVEQALKAVSAELSGEETAFLNRAVIDDQLQWSAEFGVAKDVSALGVERNVFRYLPLPVEVRWVADSAAAMLRVVAAGHRAGSKLTVSLATEPSTPVRNALTQLGVAASVEDQAAWANRVAARGAVRVRLVGDVDRAAEQALLSASEGSPDIAIYAGPVTEAGRVELLPFLHEQAIAITAHRFGNPDNISHTVF from the coding sequence ATGCCTCAAATGTTTGCTCCAGTAAACCCACGCCCCGCAGAAATCGCCGACGACGCCGTCGCTCTGGTTCGAAAATGGCTGGAAACACCAGTTTCCGATTCAGCCAAAAAAGCGGCTAGTTCCGCTGCCCTGCTGGCCGAAGTACTTAAAGACCAAAATGGTCTTGACTTCACCATCGGTTTCGTGGATCGGGTGGTGCGGCCCGAAGATCTCGGCGTCGCCGCCCGCAATCTCGCCCTGCTAGCCCGCAGCACACCCAAATTCCTCCCTTGGTACATGAAAGCTGGCGTGCGGATCGGCGGGGCCTTCGCACCGTTGCTGCCCTGGGCCGTGGTGCCGGTAGCCCGGGCCATTCTCCGCCAGATGGTCGCCCACTTGATCGTGGATGCCCGCCCCCGCCAGCTCGGCCAATCGATCGCCAAGCTCAAGCACGATCACACCCGACTCAATATCAACCTGCTCGGCGAAGCGGTGCTGGGTGATAAAGAAGCCGATGCTCGATTGGCAGGTACCAAAGAGCTGCTCAACCGCCCCGATGTGGACTACGTCTCGATCAAAGTGTCCTCGGTGGTCGCCCAGATCAATATGTGGGCGTTCGAAGAGAGCGTGCAAAAGATCACCGAGCGCTTGGTACCGCTTTATCTGGACGCTGCGTCCTCGGCCGAACCCAAGTTCATTAACTTGGACATGGAGGAATACCACGATCTCGATCTCACCGTTGCTGTTTTCAAGCGCATCCTTGATCGTCCGGAACTACGCACCCTAGAAGCCGGCATTGTTTTGCAGGCTTATCTGCCCGATGCCCTGGGCGCTTTGCAAGACCTGACCGAATGGTCCAAAGCCCGCCGCGCCGCCGGTGGAGCGGGAATCAAGGTCCGTCTAGTCAAGGGCGCGAACCTGGCGATGGAGAAGGTCGACGCAGCCATGCACGGCTGGGAACTCGCTACGGTAGCCTCCAAGCAGGACGCCGACACTAACTACAAACGCTGCCTGGACTGGGCGCTCCAACCCGAGAACACCGACGCAGTGCGGCTTGGGGTCGCCGGGCACAATCTTTTCGATATTGCCTTCGCTCACCTGCTGGCTGAGCAGCGCGGTGTCTCCGGACAGATCGAATTCGAAATGTTGCTCGGTATGGCCGAGGATCAGGCTGACGCGGTGCGCCAGGACGTTGGCTCACTGCTGCTCTACACCCCGGTGGTCAAGCCGCAGCAGTTCGATGTGGCCATCAGCTACCTGATCCGACGGCTGGAAGAGAACGCCAGCCAGGAAAACTTCATGTCTGCCGTCTTCGAGCTGACCTCGAACCCGCAGCTATTGGAGCGTGAGACTCAGCGCTTCCTAGCCTCGCTGGCTGAGCTCGACGCCGAGGTACCGGAACCCAACCGTCGGCAGCAAACTGACCGGGCGCCACAGTTGCCTGCGAGCGGCTTTGCGAATGCCGATGACTCTGATTCCTCGCTGCCGAATGTTCGGGCCTGGGGCCGCGAAGTTCTCGCTAAGGTGCCAGCGTCAAAGCTTGGTGTCGATTTAGTGAGCAGCGCTGCTTTTGATAGCAATGAAGCGGTTGACGTACTGATTGAGCGAGCTCTTGCGGCGCAGGCCGAGTGGGCTGCCCAGGGCGGCGAAGGCCGGGCTGCGCTGCTGCGACGCGCCGCCATCGAACTCTCCAAACGACGCGGCCAGCTTATCGAAGTTGCCGCTAGTGAGACCGGTAAGACGCTAGCCGAGGGCGACGTCGAAATCAGCGAGGCGATTGACTTCGCCAACTACTACGCGCTGAGCGCCACCAAGCTAGAGCAGGTTCAGGGCGCGACCTTCGTGCCCTCGAAACTTACCGTGGTGACGCCGCCGTGGAACTTCCCGATCGCAATCACCGCCGGGTCAATCCTGGCTCCGCTGGCCGCCGGCAGCACCGTGATCGTCAAACCCGCGCCGCAGGCAAAGCGCTGTGCTGCAGAAGTCGTCGAGGCGCTCTGGGCGGCGGGTATTTCCAAGGACGTGCTGATCTTCGCTGATGTGGCTGAAGGCCCCATTGGCCAACACCTGATCTCACACCCTTCCGTTGACCGAGTGATTCTGACCGGCGCCTACGAAACTGCGAAATTGTTCCGCTCCTGGCGGTCGGATTTGCCGTTGTTAGCTGAGACTAGTGGCAAGAACGCCATCATCGTCACCCCTAGCGCCGATCTCGATGTAGCTGCCAAGGACGTGGTGAAGTCAGCTTTCGGGCATGCAGGGCAGAAGTGCTCGGCGGCTTCATTGGTGATTTTGGTGGGCTCGGTGGCTGATTCAGACCGTTTCCGGAACCAGTTGGTTGATGCTGCATCATCCCTTAAAGTCGGGTTCCCAGACAATCCCGAAACCGAGATGGGCCCGATTATCGAACCCGCGGCTGGAAAGCTGAAGACCGCGTTGACCACCTTGGGCGAAGGTGAATCATGGCTGGTAGAGCCCCACAAGCTCGACGTCGAAGGTCGGCTCTACTCCCCCGGCGTGCGCACCGGGGTACAGCCCAATAGTTACTACCACCTGACCGAGTTCTTCGGCCCGGTGCTGGGTATTATGACCGCTAAGAACCTGGAAGAGGCGATCGAACTGCAGAACGCCTCGGCCTACGGTCTGACCGCAGGTTTGCACACGATGGACGCCGCCGAACTCAGCCTTTGGCTGGAAAAAGTCCAGGCTGGCAATCTATACGTGAACCGCGGTATCACCGGCGCAATCGTGCAGCGTCAGCCCTTCGGTGGCTGGAAGCGTTCGTCGGTGGGCGCTGGTGCTAAGGCTGGTGGGCCGAACTACTTGGTACACCTGGGTTCCTGGCAACCTGCTGTGATCGAGGGCGAGCGGACCGCGCCGCTGCGTCCCGCCGTCGAGCAGGCGCTCAAGGCTGTATCGGCCGAGCTCTCTGGTGAGGAAACGGCATTCTTGAACCGTGCTGTAATTGACGATCAGCTGCAGTGGTCGGCCGAGTTCGGTGTAGCCAAGGATGTCTCGGCGCTTGGCGTCGAGCGGAACGTGTTCCGTTACCTGCCGCTGCCGGTTGAGGTCCGTTGGGTTGCTGACTCCGCTGCTGCGATGCTGCGAGTGGTGGCCGCCGGTCACCGAGCGGGTAGCAAGCTGACCGTCTCGCTGGCCACCGAGCCGAGCACACCGGTGCGGAATGCGCTGACTCAGCTCGGCGTCGCGGCCTCGGTTGAGGACCAAGCTGCCTGGGCTAATCGAGTCGCAGCCAGAGGCGCCGTCCGAGTGCGTTTGGTGGGCGACGTCGACCGCGCGGCCGAGCAAGCCCTGCTGAGCGCGAGCGAAGGGAGCCCGGACATCGCGATCTACGCGGGCCCGGTGACCGAGGCTGGCCGGGTTGAATTGCTACCGTTCCTGCACGAACAGGCCATCGCAATCACCGCGCACCGCTTCGGCAACCCAGACAATATCTCCCACACGGTGTTCTAA
- a CDS encoding MIP/aquaporin family protein produces MNLMEIFLSELLGTAVLILLGTGVVANVALKGTKGNAGGTLMVNFGWGLGVFAGVYVAFKSGAHLNPAVTVGVAINNLMQGKHEFVPGVDINIGTIGLYILAQLLGAIIGAVVCWLAYKQHFDAEPEPANKLGVFSTGPAIRNTGWNLVTEIIATFVLVFVVILFAGTPSGLGPLAVALLVVGIGASLGGPTGYAINPARDLGPRIAHAFLPIKGKGSSDWSYSWIPVVGPLIGGAIAAVAAPLVSVWVK; encoded by the coding sequence ATGAATCTTATGGAGATATTTCTCTCCGAATTACTTGGCACCGCCGTACTGATCCTATTGGGAACCGGCGTTGTCGCCAATGTTGCCCTCAAGGGGACGAAGGGCAACGCTGGCGGTACATTGATGGTCAACTTCGGCTGGGGCCTCGGCGTCTTCGCCGGCGTCTACGTCGCCTTCAAGTCCGGGGCGCACTTGAACCCTGCCGTGACCGTCGGTGTTGCAATCAATAATCTGATGCAGGGCAAGCACGAGTTCGTGCCCGGCGTGGATATCAATATCGGCACCATCGGCCTGTACATTCTGGCCCAATTGCTCGGTGCCATTATTGGCGCAGTAGTGTGCTGGCTAGCCTATAAGCAGCACTTCGACGCTGAACCGGAACCGGCGAACAAGCTTGGTGTATTCTCCACCGGCCCGGCTATTCGAAACACCGGTTGGAACCTTGTCACCGAAATCATCGCTACCTTCGTGCTGGTCTTCGTGGTGATCCTCTTCGCCGGTACGCCCAGCGGCCTTGGCCCGCTCGCCGTCGCGCTCTTGGTGGTTGGCATTGGCGCTTCGCTCGGTGGTCCCACCGGTTACGCCATTAACCCTGCTCGTGACCTCGGCCCGCGTATCGCGCACGCCTTCCTGCCGATCAAGGGCAAGGGCTCAAGCGACTGGAGCTATTCCTGGATTCCGGTGGTTGGCCCGCTCATCGGTGGTGCGATTGCCGCCGTGGCCGCCCCGCTGGTGTCAGTTTGGGTCAAATAA
- the glpK gene encoding glycerol kinase GlpK: MPQYVIAIDQGTTSSRAIVFDHDGNIVSTGQKEHEQIFPKAGWVEHNATEIWDNTREVIGSALSKANLTRHDIAAVGITNQRETAVVWDKNTGEPVYNAIVWQDTRTQDIVDQLAADGGVDRFKDKVGLPLATYFSGTKIKWILDNVEGARERAEAGDLLFGNTDSWVTWNLTGGVDGGVHITDVTNASRTMFMDLETLSWDQSILDAFGVPASMLPAIKSSSEVYGTVHTSQLLREVPVAGILGDQQAATFGQAAFEAGEAKNTYGTGCFLIFNTAEEIVRSKNGLLTTVGYKLGDAPTHYALEGSIAVAGSLIQWLRDNLGMISTAPEVEELAAAVEDNGGVYIVPAFSGLFAPYWRSDARGAIVGMTRYVNRNHIARAALEATAFQTREVLDAVNADSGVPLTELKVDGGMVANDALMQFQADILGVPVIRPKVTETTALGAAYAAGLAVGFWNGLGELSSNWAEDKRWEPQMEASERDRQLRLWKKAVTKSMDWVDEDVR, from the coding sequence ATGCCGCAGTACGTAATAGCGATTGACCAAGGCACCACCTCGAGCCGAGCAATTGTCTTTGACCACGATGGCAACATCGTCTCCACCGGTCAGAAAGAGCACGAGCAGATCTTCCCGAAGGCAGGCTGGGTTGAGCACAATGCGACCGAGATCTGGGACAACACCCGTGAAGTGATTGGCAGCGCGCTTTCCAAGGCAAATCTGACCAGGCACGATATTGCCGCGGTTGGCATCACTAATCAGCGTGAGACCGCTGTGGTCTGGGACAAAAACACCGGTGAGCCGGTGTACAACGCGATTGTCTGGCAAGACACCCGCACCCAGGACATCGTGGATCAGCTGGCTGCCGACGGCGGAGTAGACCGCTTCAAAGACAAAGTTGGCTTGCCGCTGGCGACCTACTTCTCCGGAACCAAGATCAAGTGGATCCTGGACAATGTCGAGGGCGCGCGTGAGCGGGCTGAGGCTGGGGACTTGCTCTTCGGCAACACCGACTCCTGGGTTACCTGGAACCTGACCGGCGGCGTCGACGGCGGTGTGCACATCACCGATGTCACCAACGCCTCACGCACCATGTTTATGGATCTGGAGACGCTTTCCTGGGATCAGTCAATTCTGGACGCCTTTGGCGTGCCAGCCTCGATGCTGCCCGCGATCAAATCCTCCTCCGAGGTCTATGGCACTGTGCACACCTCGCAATTGCTCCGCGAAGTTCCGGTCGCGGGCATCCTCGGCGATCAGCAAGCCGCGACCTTCGGGCAGGCTGCTTTCGAGGCGGGCGAGGCGAAGAACACCTACGGCACTGGTTGCTTCCTGATCTTCAACACGGCCGAAGAGATCGTCCGTTCCAAGAACGGACTGCTCACCACTGTCGGTTACAAGCTGGGTGACGCTCCGACGCACTACGCGCTGGAAGGGTCGATCGCCGTCGCCGGCTCACTGATTCAGTGGCTGCGTGACAACCTGGGGATGATCTCCACCGCTCCTGAGGTCGAGGAATTGGCTGCTGCGGTAGAGGATAACGGCGGGGTCTACATTGTCCCGGCGTTCTCGGGCTTATTTGCACCGTACTGGCGTTCTGATGCTCGCGGCGCCATTGTTGGCATGACTCGTTATGTTAATCGCAACCACATCGCTCGGGCAGCTTTGGAAGCGACTGCGTTCCAGACCCGTGAGGTGCTGGATGCGGTGAACGCCGATTCTGGCGTTCCGTTGACCGAGCTGAAGGTCGACGGCGGTATGGTCGCCAACGATGCGCTAATGCAGTTCCAAGCCGATATCCTCGGGGTTCCGGTGATTCGTCCGAAGGTCACCGAAACCACTGCGCTGGGGGCGGCTTACGCTGCTGGCTTGGCCGTTGGGTTCTGGAATGGCCTTGGGGAACTTTCCTCGAACTGGGCTGAAGACAAGCGTTGGGAACCGCAAATGGAAGCCTCCGAACGGGACCGCCAGCTGCGGCTCTGGAAGAAGGCAGTCACCAAGTCGATGGACTGGGTAGACGAGGACGTCCGCTAG
- a CDS encoding sugar-binding transcriptional regulator: protein MPRQQSLNNSDSLRAAQMYYLQDQTMDAIAHELHTSRSTVSRLLSAARNSGLVQIQIRSPRERTPELEREIRKRFGVDAHVVPVPDTLNEGEVLERVALQAARTITPLVDSNAIIGVAWGSTLSAVSRHLRQKSTHDCTIVQLNGAGNTRTSGITYASEILRRFGQAYSAKVEQFPVPAFFDRPETRVAMWQERSVQRVLRLQERMTMTVFGVGSTDADVPSHVYTGGYLDETDLDELAASSVVGDVATVFFRADGSDNGIALNARSSGPPLALLRNVRRRICVVSGVSKINGLRGALAAGLATELILDEATARRLVEDSATELPTNR, encoded by the coding sequence ATGCCCCGTCAGCAATCCTTGAATAATTCTGACAGTCTGCGGGCCGCCCAGATGTACTACCTGCAAGACCAGACAATGGACGCTATCGCCCACGAACTGCATACCTCCCGCTCAACCGTCTCACGGCTGCTCTCGGCCGCTCGTAACAGCGGACTGGTGCAGATTCAGATCCGTTCACCCCGTGAGAGAACTCCTGAATTGGAGCGTGAAATCCGCAAAAGGTTCGGTGTCGACGCGCATGTTGTGCCGGTACCGGACACGCTCAACGAAGGTGAGGTTCTGGAACGGGTGGCCCTGCAAGCCGCTCGGACCATCACCCCGCTGGTGGATTCAAATGCGATTATCGGGGTGGCCTGGGGTTCCACCCTGAGCGCGGTGAGCCGCCATCTGCGGCAGAAATCCACTCACGATTGCACAATCGTGCAACTCAACGGTGCGGGCAATACCCGTACCAGCGGTATTACTTACGCCTCCGAAATCCTGCGCCGCTTCGGTCAGGCTTATAGCGCGAAGGTCGAGCAATTCCCGGTACCCGCCTTCTTTGACCGACCTGAAACCCGAGTAGCGATGTGGCAAGAACGCAGCGTGCAGCGCGTGCTGCGGTTACAAGAACGAATGACTATGACCGTCTTCGGCGTCGGCTCCACCGACGCCGACGTGCCCAGTCACGTCTACACCGGCGGTTATTTGGATGAGACCGATTTGGACGAGTTGGCGGCTAGCTCGGTGGTCGGCGACGTCGCCACAGTGTTTTTCCGAGCCGATGGCAGCGACAACGGGATCGCGTTGAACGCTCGCTCCTCGGGCCCGCCATTAGCTCTGTTACGCAATGTTCGGCGTAGGATCTGCGTGGTCTCAGGGGTATCAAAGATCAACGGACTACGCGGCGCATTAGCGGCCGGCCTAGCCACCGAACTCATTCTGGATGAAGCGACGGCGCGCCGCCTGGTGGAAGATAGTGCCACCGAGCTACCCACCAACCGGTAA